ACTGATCAAAACGCATATGTTGCTGCTGTATTAGAAGACGATAAGAATGGAAATGTTTCAAAGGAATTGGAAAAGAAAATCTCGGATCAAGTGAAAAAAGAAAATGGCAGTATCAATAATGTGTACGTGTCAACAAATCCTGATTTCGTAGACCGCATGAGAGGGTATGCCGATAAAGCCAGAAATGGGAAACCGATTGAAGGATTTGGTGAAGAGATAGCGGATATGGTGAAACGGGTATTCCCGAACAGAGGATAATGCTACGTAAAAAAAGTCGAACTCAGTTTCGGCTTTTTTTATTTACCCATAGGAAATGTTCGAATGATTCAGTATACTATTTAGAGTGACGAAATAAATGGAAGGGAGAGATGGACGTGGCCCAGACAGCATCCAAAACGGCCGTGAATCCTACTATATATGGAATTCTATTAGCCATCAGTTCGGGTCATTTTATCAATGACACACTCCAGGCTGTCGTGCCTGCTATGTTCCCGATCATTGAGAAGTCATTGGGACTGAGTTATATGCAAATCGGCTGGATTGCCTTCTCACTCAATATGACGTCTTCTTTATTGCAGCCGGTCTTCGGGTTTTATGCCGATATACGCTCAAAGCCGTACCTGCTTCCATTAGGGATGTTGTCCAGCTTGGCAGGGTTGATTGGTTTTGCCCTCTCCGGTCATTTCATATGGATCATCGTTTCTGTGTTATTTATCGGATTCGGTTCTGCCATTTTCCATCCCGAAGGTTCAAGAGTGGCATATATGGCTGCCGGAAATCGAAGGGGACTGGCTCAGTCGATCTATCAGGTGGGTGGAAATACCGGCCAGGCGCTTGCGCCGTTGATTACTGCCTTTGTCTTTGTCCCTTTTGGTCAGATAGGGGCTTTATGGTTTACGATCGTGGCCATTATTGGGGTTCTTGTCTTGTACAGGGTCTCTAATTGGTATTCAGATCAGTTGCGTTTCAATGAAAGAAGCAAGAGGAAAAAGAATGAAGAGGGGAGAAAAACCCCAATTAACCCAAAAATCAAGTGGGCGATGGTGTTTGTTGTATTCCTTGTGTTTGCAAGGTCATGGTACGGAGCAGGGTTATCAAATTATTACCAGTTTTACTTGATCGAGGACTACGGTCTTACCATTAAAAAAGCCCAGGCCTACATATTTGCCTTTATGTTTGCAGGAGTCTTGGGAACCTTCATGGGTGGGCCGCTTGCCGATCGTTTCGGAAAGAGGAACATTATCTTCTTTTCTATGATTGGAGCTGCACCTCTGACCCTTGCACTACCTTATTTACCGCTCTCCATTGTGTATCCGTTCATTTTTTGTATCGGCTTTATTTTATCGTCAAGTTTCAGTGTCATCGTGGTGTATGCACAAGAACTGATGCCAAGTAAAATCGGGATGGTGTCCGGTTTGACCGTTGGTTTGGCATTCGGCATGGGAGCTGTCGGAGCAGTCATCTTTGGAGGATTGGCCGATCTTTACACCATCCGATTCGTCATGATCCTATGCAGCTTCCTTCCTCTGTTCGGGATGATGACATTCTTTCTCCCTTCAGACGAAGCAGTAAGAAACTTTCATAAATAACAAAAGAGGTGATCTCGTCCAAACGGAATCACCTCTTCGTTTTTTTAAGAAAATGCAAAGTAAATGATGAATAATCCACAAAGGATGTACATGATTGGATGAACTTCCTTCCACTTTTTCAATGAAATCATCGCAAATGGATAAAGAATGAAGCCTAATGCGATTCCCGTTGCAACACTGAAGGTTAAAGGCATCATAATAATCGTCACAAAGGAAGGAATGACCACTTCAAGTCGATTCCAATTGATATGTCTGACTTCCGTAGCCATCAATGCACCGACAATGATCAGTGCAGGGGCAGTCACTTCTGGAGTGATGACCGATAAGATGGGAGAAAAGAACAGGGCGACGGAGAAACAGATGGCAATCACGATAGACGTGAATCCGGTTCTTCCCCCGACGGCCACTCCGGCTGAGGACTCTACAAATGATGCTGTTGTTGAGGTACCAAATATCGCTCCAGCCACTCCCGATGCAGAGTCAGCCAGGAGAGCCCGACCTGCGTTCGGAATCTGATTATCCTTCATGATCCCTGCTTGACTGGCAACGGCAATCAAGGCACCTGCCGTATCAAAGAAAGCCACAAACAGAAAGGTAAAGATCACCGCCATGATTTCAAGAGTGAATATATCCCCTAAATGGTTGAATACCACTCCGAATGTCGGCTCGAGACTAGGGACTCCGCCAATAATGGAATGAGGCACGGAGATTTGCCCCGTGACCATCCCGATGATGGTCGTTGCAACCATCCCATAGAATATCCCGCCTTTAATTCCCTTTACTAACATCATCAGGGTAATGATAAAACCAAACACAGCAAGTAGTGTTGGAGGGGAAGAAAGGTTCCCGATCGAAACAAATGTTTCAGGGTTGGCAACGACGAGTCCCGCATTTTTAAAACCTATGAATGCTACGAAAAAACCGATTCCGCCGGCAATGGCGAATTTTAAATCCTGGGGGATGACATTAATGATTTTTTCACGGATCTTCATCACACTTAAAATCATAAAGATGATGCCAGCAATAAATACTCCTGTCAGGGCGATTTCCCAGTCGACTCCCATTCCGATGCATACCGAAAACGTAAAGAACGAGTTGAGTCCCATGCTGGGGGCGATCCCGATCGGAAAGTTTGCAAGCAGACCGATTAACAGGGATCCTACAATGGCTGACAGGGCAGTGGCTGTGAATAATGCCCCTTTATCCATTCCGGCCTGACTCAGGATGATGGGGTTCACAACCAGAATATAAGCCATTGATAGGAAGGTCGTGACACCTGCTAACGTTTCTCTTCTATAATTTGTCCCTCTTTCATCAAACTGAAAGAATGTTTTCATACATAACCCTCCGTGTAGATAAAATAAAATAAAAAAACTCCGGTGACTGAATCAACCAGAGTGTATCTACAGGATAAAATAATTCCATTGGTCTTACTTTATCTTGTAGACAAGCCATTTAAGGTAGCTGGTAGAAACGTTCAAGCCATATTCTTGAACTTATACAAGGTGCATCTATATTTGGTATAATTGAATTAGGAGAATCATAACAACTGACTATCCTCCGGTCAATGGAACCGGTAAAAGTTCGTGAATTCATTATTTTCTAAATTGATGATTTATTATTAAAAATTGCATACGCCCTATACATCATTCCTGAAAAAAGCTATATTTAGTGAATACAAACTATGAGTAGAGAAAACGTAAGTTAATAAGTGAATGAATATTGGAGGAATAAATAGAATGTCTTCTTTAAAACCAGGTACAGTAGAGGATTTATACGTTGACCACGAAGTGCCATACGGTTTCTTTCTAACGAATGATATCGATCGTGTACTTCTGCATCACTCTGAAATAACAGAAGAAATCCATGAGGGAGATACGGTGAAAGTATTTCTTTATCATGATAAGGACGTTCGCTTGACGGCGACCATGAGAATCCCTAAGGTGCAGGTCGGTGCATATGGTTGGGCAGAAGTAGTTGATAAGCGGGAAGATTTAGGTGTATTTGTGAATATTGGATTGCCTAAGGATATTTTGGTCTCATCTGATGATCTTCCGAAATTTGAGGAGCTTTGGCCGAATCCTGGCGATCAGCTGTTCCTCACCTTGAATCGTGATAAGCAAGACCGTTTATACGGAAGATTGGCCACTGAAAATATCATTGAACAGGTGTCAAGAAGAGCCTCTGCTGAAATGATGAATGCTAAAATACAGGGACGGGTGTATCGACTTCTGAGGGTAGGAACCTTCTTCTTATCTGAACAAGGATATCGCTGCTTTGTTCACATGAATGAGCGTAAAGCGGAGCCGAGACTCGGGGAACTCGTTGAAGGCAGAGTCATTGACGTGAAGGATGACGGAAACCTGAATGTTTCGTTCTTACCATTGAAGCAGGATAAAATGCAGGATGATGCTGAAGTCATCCTTGAGTATCTGGCTGTGCGGAACGGTGCGATACCATTTTGGGATAAGAGCCAGCCGGAGGAAATCAAAGATCGTTTCAATATGAGTAAAGCGGCTTTTAAAAGGGCGCTGGGAAAATTGATGAAAGAAGATAAAGTGTATCAAGAAGAAGGATGGACGTATCTTAAGAATAAATAATCGATCTCCACAAGAAGAAAGAGTGCTGACAGATTGTCAGCACTCTTTCACATTTAAAGGGAAGCGCTTTGTTCGATCTTACGACTTTCCTTCGTGTTAACAGGTCTGATCGGCAAAAGGGCTCCAACCAGTGCGATAAAGGAACACCCGATGAGTACGTATGAATAGCCATTCAACGCAATCGTAGAGAGCACTCCGAATACAACAAGGTCCAAGCCCGAATCCACAATGGAAAGCAGGGAGATGGTCGTCGCCCTGACCCCGGACGGAATTAAGTCATTGCTTAATTGTGAATAAATAGGATAACGGATTGCCCGGACAAGCCTTAATAAGAAAAATGAACCCAATACAATCCATAATGAAGACCCGAACAAGCCGGAAATGAGTAACCCCGCTGCCGCTGATACACCTGAAATATTCATGAGCATCACTCT
The DNA window shown above is from Rossellomorea vietnamensis and carries:
- a CDS encoding YhcN/YlaJ family sporulation lipoprotein yields the protein MKKYLMIATIGLMFMITAAGCGTSNNMNEEGQQMNNRNLERVNYKNDQANRDYVNDGMMRENYSLADREAGKVAELKEVRSAYVLTTDQNAYVAAVLEDDKNGNVSKELEKKISDQVKKENGSINNVYVSTNPDFVDRMRGYADKARNGKPIEGFGEEIADMVKRVFPNRG
- a CDS encoding MFS transporter codes for the protein MDVAQTASKTAVNPTIYGILLAISSGHFINDTLQAVVPAMFPIIEKSLGLSYMQIGWIAFSLNMTSSLLQPVFGFYADIRSKPYLLPLGMLSSLAGLIGFALSGHFIWIIVSVLFIGFGSAIFHPEGSRVAYMAAGNRRGLAQSIYQVGGNTGQALAPLITAFVFVPFGQIGALWFTIVAIIGVLVLYRVSNWYSDQLRFNERSKRKKNEEGRKTPINPKIKWAMVFVVFLVFARSWYGAGLSNYYQFYLIEDYGLTIKKAQAYIFAFMFAGVLGTFMGGPLADRFGKRNIIFFSMIGAAPLTLALPYLPLSIVYPFIFCIGFILSSSFSVIVVYAQELMPSKIGMVSGLTVGLAFGMGAVGAVIFGGLADLYTIRFVMILCSFLPLFGMMTFFLPSDEAVRNFHK
- a CDS encoding NCS2 family permease — encoded protein: MKTFFQFDERGTNYRRETLAGVTTFLSMAYILVVNPIILSQAGMDKGALFTATALSAIVGSLLIGLLANFPIGIAPSMGLNSFFTFSVCIGMGVDWEIALTGVFIAGIIFMILSVMKIREKIINVIPQDLKFAIAGGIGFFVAFIGFKNAGLVVANPETFVSIGNLSSPPTLLAVFGFIITLMMLVKGIKGGIFYGMVATTIIGMVTGQISVPHSIIGGVPSLEPTFGVVFNHLGDIFTLEIMAVIFTFLFVAFFDTAGALIAVASQAGIMKDNQIPNAGRALLADSASGVAGAIFGTSTTASFVESSAGVAVGGRTGFTSIVIAICFSVALFFSPILSVITPEVTAPALIIVGALMATEVRHINWNRLEVVIPSFVTIIMMPLTFSVATGIALGFILYPFAMISLKKWKEVHPIMYILCGLFIIYFAFS
- a CDS encoding S1 RNA-binding domain-containing protein — encoded protein: MSSLKPGTVEDLYVDHEVPYGFFLTNDIDRVLLHHSEITEEIHEGDTVKVFLYHDKDVRLTATMRIPKVQVGAYGWAEVVDKREDLGVFVNIGLPKDILVSSDDLPKFEELWPNPGDQLFLTLNRDKQDRLYGRLATENIIEQVSRRASAEMMNAKIQGRVYRLLRVGTFFLSEQGYRCFVHMNERKAEPRLGELVEGRVIDVKDDGNLNVSFLPLKQDKMQDDAEVILEYLAVRNGAIPFWDKSQPEEIKDRFNMSKAAFKRALGKLMKEDKVYQEEGWTYLKNK